Proteins from a genomic interval of Gammaproteobacteria bacterium:
- a CDS encoding radical SAM protein, producing MTLKLKKLQGVESSVPVATEVRTVNFRELNTLEVILKITERCNLNCDYCYFFNAGDDSYKGHSALISNDTVALLVQRLREFSEEYELQRIAIHLHGGEPLLMPKARFDGICHEIRSNLDSVVDVSMTIQTNGMLVDLEWIEIFNKHCIQVGVSLDGAKVHNDAHRLDHNGRSSYQATVRGLALCQEHLNQPPAVLAVIGEDFDPGEIYDHFRHDLNVRQLDFLLPDLNHDNFSGNAEAFGDFLIEVFDRMANDEESVGVRFIDHFLARIYGQGNFLFGDGKDDPDHLLITVSSDGGVGPDDTLRSTKYWNGYDYRDLKGSSIGEIIQDPLFHEFEHFKKTPAPECSDCCWRDVCGGGQPVHRYGSGNGFDNPTVYCEGLDKFYTHVVRHLALHGEPLEKLGADLI from the coding sequence CTGACCCTGAAGCTGAAGAAGCTTCAGGGAGTTGAATCGAGTGTACCCGTGGCCACTGAAGTAAGAACCGTGAACTTCCGCGAGCTGAATACGCTGGAAGTCATTTTGAAGATCACCGAGCGATGCAATCTGAATTGCGACTATTGCTATTTCTTCAACGCGGGAGACGATAGCTACAAGGGGCACTCGGCGCTTATCTCGAATGACACGGTCGCCCTGTTGGTGCAAAGGCTCAGGGAATTCTCCGAGGAGTACGAGCTTCAACGTATAGCGATTCATCTGCACGGCGGCGAACCGCTTCTGATGCCGAAAGCCCGGTTCGACGGAATTTGCCATGAAATCAGGTCAAATCTGGATTCAGTCGTTGACGTGTCGATGACAATCCAGACCAATGGAATGCTGGTTGATCTCGAGTGGATAGAGATTTTCAACAAGCATTGCATTCAGGTGGGTGTCAGCCTGGACGGGGCAAAGGTGCACAACGACGCCCATCGCCTCGATCACAACGGCAGGTCGTCCTACCAGGCGACCGTTCGCGGCCTGGCCCTGTGCCAGGAACACCTGAATCAGCCTCCCGCGGTCCTGGCCGTGATCGGCGAGGACTTCGATCCCGGGGAAATCTACGACCACTTTCGACACGACCTGAACGTGCGCCAGCTCGACTTCCTGCTTCCCGACCTGAATCACGACAATTTTTCCGGTAACGCGGAAGCCTTCGGCGATTTTCTGATCGAGGTTTTCGACAGGATGGCGAACGACGAGGAGTCGGTGGGCGTTCGGTTCATCGATCATTTTCTGGCTCGAATCTACGGGCAGGGCAACTTCCTGTTCGGCGACGGGAAAGATGACCCGGACCATCTACTGATTACCGTGTCGTCCGATGGCGGAGTCGGCCCGGACGATACGCTGAGATCCACGAAGTACTGGAACGGATATGACTACCGGGACCTGAAGGGTTCCAGCATCGGGGAAATCATCCAGGATCCTCTGTTTCACGAATTCGAGCATTTCAAGAAGACGCCTGCACCTGAATGCTCGGATTGCTGTTGGCGTGACGTCTGCGGCGGCGGCCAGCCCGTTCACCGGTATGGGAGCGGCAATGGATTCGACAACCCCACCGTCTATTGCGAAGGACTGGACAAGTTCTATACCCACGTCGTGAGACACCTGGCCCTGCACGGCGAGCCGCTGGAAAAGTTGGGCGCTGACCTGATCTGA
- a CDS encoding TonB-dependent receptor, translating to MQHRYLLWCLMGVLASAKFAAAQDVALEEIVVTSQKREESLQSVPIPVSALGIEQLEDRQIIEAQDLERYVPSLKMTYNITQPTNLSASLRGSLVQDASLAVAESPFGIYVDDVYIGRLNGNNVRLADVERIEVLRGPQGTLYGRNTLAGAIRFISRDPGEESWLRASAGFGNYDQYEASASAGGPLGDEFAGSVALQFNGHSGYGTNLATDSNIGEDKNWAGRVKLRYMGGENFDATVNVSYADSSNDAVRMVAATTPSVPRNRQHTSEDLVPTFGGLYDVSIPDQDYSGGGRTEITNQPRGDTEQLVTSLTMSYDFDRTTLKSITGYADTSDFWANDFSGAGAILASIGTDSDQFSQELQLQGSAVDDRLNYTVGAFYFEENSTQDIGWYFASVGGAVSRSHIDVGTESYAVFGQADYAITDKLTATGGIRWISEDKEWDFDFQLLFIPLPGEFIEEALDYDAWTPKVGLDYEFDTSGAVDSLMLYTSAAKGFKSGGFNGINIFNTSVAKSSYGPETNWTYEIGVKTEMFNNRFRLNANYFVNRGTDITLNANVIVDGNPTFPVQNAGNVTIQGLELESTAILFEGFTAFVTGTFLDGKFREIDPTTAPANSVAAFGVEAEPPQTADFAIAVGFDYIRDIDLGGRAAAIKVGLDYYHTDEYVLVATQEFLISPYNRINAYVGLEFNERWEARFAMQNLEDDRSFITGSRGLGGSIALPPRTYKFTVNYSM from the coding sequence ATGCAACATCGATACCTCTTGTGGTGCCTTATGGGCGTCCTGGCGTCAGCCAAGTTTGCAGCGGCACAAGACGTGGCGCTCGAAGAAATCGTCGTTACGTCGCAGAAGCGTGAAGAGTCATTGCAATCGGTGCCTATTCCGGTGTCGGCCCTGGGCATCGAACAGCTGGAAGACCGGCAGATTATCGAAGCTCAGGACCTTGAGCGCTACGTCCCAAGCCTGAAGATGACCTACAACATTACGCAGCCGACAAATCTGTCGGCCTCACTGCGCGGTTCCCTGGTCCAGGATGCATCGCTGGCGGTGGCGGAATCTCCGTTCGGCATTTACGTGGACGACGTATATATCGGCCGATTGAACGGCAACAACGTCCGACTTGCGGATGTGGAACGGATAGAGGTGCTGCGCGGACCTCAGGGCACGCTTTACGGCCGGAACACCCTGGCCGGAGCCATTCGCTTCATCAGCCGTGATCCGGGAGAAGAATCCTGGCTGAGAGCATCCGCCGGTTTCGGGAATTACGATCAATACGAAGCTTCGGCCAGCGCCGGCGGTCCCCTTGGGGATGAGTTCGCCGGCTCCGTCGCTCTCCAGTTCAACGGACACAGCGGATACGGAACGAACCTGGCGACAGATTCAAACATCGGTGAAGACAAGAACTGGGCGGGACGGGTCAAGCTGCGCTACATGGGCGGCGAGAACTTTGATGCCACGGTTAACGTGTCCTATGCCGACAGCAGTAATGACGCGGTCAGAATGGTCGCCGCCACGACGCCCAGTGTGCCGCGGAATCGACAGCATACGTCCGAGGACCTCGTCCCCACCTTTGGTGGTCTCTACGATGTTTCCATACCCGACCAGGACTACAGCGGCGGCGGGCGGACGGAAATCACCAACCAGCCCCGGGGCGATACCGAACAGCTCGTCACGTCTCTCACGATGTCCTACGACTTTGACCGCACGACACTGAAATCCATCACGGGGTACGCCGATACGTCCGATTTCTGGGCCAACGATTTCTCGGGCGCCGGCGCGATTCTCGCTTCTATCGGTACCGACTCCGACCAATTCAGCCAGGAACTGCAGCTGCAAGGCAGCGCTGTTGACGACAGGCTGAACTACACGGTGGGCGCCTTTTACTTTGAGGAAAACTCCACTCAGGACATCGGCTGGTATTTCGCGTCCGTTGGCGGCGCCGTGTCCAGGAGCCATATCGATGTCGGCACGGAGTCCTATGCGGTCTTTGGGCAGGCCGACTATGCCATTACCGACAAGCTCACCGCCACCGGCGGTATCCGCTGGATCAGCGAGGACAAGGAGTGGGATTTCGACTTTCAGCTCCTGTTTATCCCGCTGCCGGGAGAGTTCATCGAGGAAGCCCTGGACTATGATGCGTGGACACCCAAGGTCGGGCTTGATTACGAGTTTGACACCTCGGGTGCGGTCGACAGCCTCATGCTTTACACGTCGGCCGCCAAGGGATTCAAGTCGGGCGGATTCAACGGCATCAATATTTTCAACACGAGTGTCGCTAAATCGAGTTACGGGCCGGAAACCAACTGGACCTACGAAATCGGCGTCAAGACGGAAATGTTCAATAATCGCTTCCGTTTGAATGCCAACTACTTCGTCAACCGGGGCACGGACATAACGCTCAATGCAAACGTTATCGTCGACGGCAATCCGACCTTTCCCGTCCAGAACGCCGGAAATGTCACGATCCAGGGGCTTGAACTGGAGAGCACGGCAATTCTGTTTGAAGGGTTCACCGCTTTCGTCACGGGTACATTTCTGGACGGCAAGTTCCGTGAAATCGATCCGACCACCGCTCCGGCAAACTCGGTGGCGGCCTTTGGCGTGGAAGCGGAACCTCCTCAGACCGCCGACTTCGCGATTGCCGTCGGTTTTGACTATATCCGCGATATCGACCTGGGCGGCAGGGCGGCAGCGATCAAGGTGGGGCTGGACTATTACCACACTGACGAGTACGTCCTCGTGGCTACGCAGGAGTTCCTGATAAGCCCCTATAACCGCATCAATGCCTATGTCGGCCTGGAGTTCAATGAACGATGGGAAGCGCGCTTTGCCATGCAAAACCTCGAGGATGACCGGAGCTTCATCACCGGGTCACGAGGCCTGGGCGGCTCCATCGCCCTGCCGCCGCGCACCTACAAATTCACGGTGAACTACAGCATGTAA